One Cytobacillus luteolus genomic window carries:
- the galE gene encoding UDP-glucose 4-epimerase GalE — protein MILVIGGAGYIGSHLVKGLVDKKQVIVLDQFSTGHGALVDRRAVLVEGDLGNEDVLDSVFRTYPIEAVMHFAAHSLVGESVVEPLKYYENNVVATCTLLKKMMKYDVKKFIFSSTAATYGIPKVDIINEETPTNPINPYGRSKLMIEQILEDFNKAYGLEYIVLRYFNAAGADDSGSIGEDHHPETHLIPLILKHLLGQREKISVFGTDYDTPDGTCIRDYIHVTDLVDAHIIALEALIKGEKQAAIYNLGNGVGFSVKEVIAMCEKVTGLKTKIEFTKRREGDPARLVASSDKIYEELGWRAKRSLENIITSAWKWHCVVGSSESKH, from the coding sequence TTGATATTAGTTATTGGTGGAGCAGGTTATATTGGTAGCCACTTAGTAAAAGGATTAGTAGATAAAAAACAGGTGATTGTTCTTGATCAATTTTCAACAGGACATGGTGCATTAGTTGATCGTAGAGCAGTACTGGTAGAAGGTGATTTAGGAAATGAAGACGTACTGGACAGTGTCTTTCGAACATACCCTATTGAAGCAGTTATGCATTTTGCAGCACATAGCTTGGTAGGAGAATCAGTAGTCGAACCGTTAAAGTACTATGAAAATAATGTTGTTGCAACGTGTACGCTACTTAAAAAAATGATGAAATATGACGTGAAGAAATTTATCTTCTCATCCACAGCAGCCACCTATGGGATTCCTAAGGTAGACATTATTAATGAAGAAACTCCAACAAATCCTATTAATCCATATGGGCGTTCGAAGCTCATGATTGAACAGATTTTGGAAGATTTTAATAAAGCTTACGGATTAGAGTATATAGTATTGCGGTACTTCAACGCTGCCGGTGCAGATGACTCTGGGTCTATTGGTGAAGACCATCACCCTGAAACACATCTTATTCCATTAATCCTAAAGCATCTGCTCGGCCAAAGGGAGAAGATCTCAGTCTTTGGTACAGATTATGATACACCAGATGGTACTTGTATCAGGGATTATATCCATGTAACAGACCTAGTAGATGCCCATATAATAGCACTCGAAGCTCTAATAAAAGGTGAAAAACAAGCAGCAATTTATAATTTAGGGAATGGCGTTGGCTTCTCTGTGAAAGAGGTCATAGCAATGTGTGAGAAAGTAACAGGATTGAAAACAAAAATTGAATTTACAAAGAGACGCGAAGGAGATCCAGCAAGGCTTGTTGCCTCTTCAGATAAAATCTATGAAGAATTAGGTTGGAGGGCCAAAAGATCGCTTGAAAACATTATCACAAGTGCTTGGAAGTGGCATTGTGTAGTGGGAAGCAGCGAAAGTAAACATTAA
- a CDS encoding tetratricopeptide repeat protein, producing MNLLKRGVEMGSEELGETIFKEDKGHFWGLIETRPFMRAKSNYAFALRKSGNTQEAIKHYEELLELNPMDNQGVRYELIEAYLATKSIKKAKDLLKKYPEDSTDNLYNLALIEYMEHGNTVKLKKYLKEAKKHNPFVGDYLSGKKKLPSTLPEYYGWGDENEAIVYAAKFKDVWTEEPALLKIL from the coding sequence ATGAACCTATTAAAACGCGGAGTGGAAATGGGCTCAGAGGAGTTAGGTGAAACCATCTTCAAGGAAGATAAAGGACACTTCTGGGGACTGATTGAAACAAGGCCATTCATGCGAGCAAAGTCTAACTATGCATTCGCTCTAAGAAAAAGTGGCAATACACAAGAAGCAATAAAGCACTATGAAGAGCTTCTTGAGCTAAATCCAATGGATAACCAAGGAGTACGATATGAGCTTATAGAGGCATACCTAGCAACCAAATCCATCAAAAAAGCTAAAGACCTTTTGAAAAAATACCCTGAAGATAGTACTGATAATTTGTACAATCTTGCTCTGATTGAATATATGGAACACGGTAATACCGTCAAGCTAAAAAAATATTTAAAAGAGGCGAAAAAACACAATCCATTTGTCGGAGACTATTTAAGCGGTAAGAAGAAATTACCTTCAACCCTGCCTGAATACTACGGCTGGGGCGATGAAAACGAAGCGATTGTTTATGCGGCTAAGTTTAAAGATGTTTGGACTGAAGAGCCAGCATTATTGAAAATTCTTTAA
- a CDS encoding SEC-C metal-binding domain-containing protein: MLKVGRNDVCPCGSGKKFKKCCEKKEVISITSIIDQEMIDIKNEIVGFAHYHFGAELEQVITDRYSEFDVPEDDEDISQIITLIAWGWTIFNEPIKKKGNQRIIDLYLAENINRISRPRTREIVRSWTNGQSTISRLLEKNSHEILVQDLFTKENKKVKLLTKDMFKEFEIGSLLLGTLVPLGDSYMYFLECVGIEGTQSMESLIFKIYEDTHLEDPAEFLKEDFLFIVGMSLLDEDGNTDLDVDVDNVEWVTPLHQMIAKFFQSKMVNEPEQFTAIGLILWKAYTDRKAPLIKNPNIAVAALHYLLDQLFTGIHTQKSIAEIYGVTAGSVSSRYRDIYDTTEDIIDEISQDRIIPEIDATI; this comes from the coding sequence ATGTTAAAGGTAGGCAGAAATGATGTGTGCCCATGTGGTAGTGGGAAGAAGTTTAAGAAGTGTTGCGAGAAGAAAGAAGTAATTTCGATTACTTCAATTATCGATCAAGAAATGATTGATATTAAAAATGAGATTGTTGGTTTTGCTCATTATCATTTTGGAGCAGAATTGGAACAGGTGATAACTGATAGATATAGTGAGTTTGATGTCCCAGAAGATGATGAAGACATAAGTCAAATAATAACCTTGATAGCGTGGGGGTGGACTATATTCAATGAGCCGATAAAGAAAAAAGGTAATCAAAGAATCATAGACCTTTACCTAGCTGAAAATATAAATAGAATTAGCAGACCTAGAACTCGGGAAATCGTTCGTTCTTGGACAAATGGACAATCCACCATTTCAAGACTACTAGAAAAAAATAGTCATGAAATTTTGGTTCAGGATCTTTTTACAAAAGAAAACAAGAAAGTAAAACTGCTAACAAAAGATATGTTTAAAGAATTTGAGATTGGTTCACTTTTACTAGGAACATTAGTCCCTCTAGGTGATAGCTACATGTATTTTCTTGAATGCGTGGGAATTGAAGGTACTCAAAGCATGGAGTCCTTAATTTTTAAAATTTATGAAGATACACATCTCGAGGACCCAGCTGAATTTTTAAAAGAAGATTTTCTATTTATAGTAGGTATGTCTCTTCTCGATGAGGATGGAAATACTGACCTTGACGTGGATGTAGATAATGTCGAATGGGTTACTCCGTTACATCAAATGATCGCTAAATTCTTTCAATCTAAAATGGTTAACGAACCAGAACAGTTCACTGCCATAGGCCTTATACTCTGGAAAGCGTATACCGATCGAAAAGCACCACTTATTAAAAATCCGAACATTGCAGTTGCAGCACTTCATTATTTGCTTGATCAATTGTTTACAGGAATTCATACTCAAAAATCAATCGCAGAAATATATGGTGTAACAGCAGGAAGTGTTTCGTCACGTTATCGCGATATTTATGATACAACAGAGGATATTATTGATGAAATATCTCAGGATAGAATTATACCTGAAATAGACGCAACCATCTAA
- a CDS encoding glycosyltransferase family 9 protein has protein sequence MNERGNTILKRMDTYIGIPLVFLLSLLRRRKREIPQDPQSIVIIMIAAIGDTILLSSILKELRYLYPNAVISIVCSKGNIQAAKNLQEINDIVTFDLSKIMRSFLFLKKQRTFNLLLDFGAWSKLNAIISYMIKADYKVGFKRKRMYRHYLYDRTAEHLDTLHELENYRNLLRSLGCRLQGFLPEFVVSSKSSTKVNRIVDPNQRYIVFHLFASGSHKEKKEWHEDYWIELAHRFICEDYHVLFTGGPQDQEETDRIVRKVASSECISLAGKLSLEETAILIKKVNLIVTVNTGVMHLAAALETRIIALHGPTSPDRWGPVSDKAVILTPQIKCDSLLSLGFEQHQCVIKEGCISTISVDEVYRAVKYYHENGEKLAKTSNLF, from the coding sequence ATGAATGAACGAGGAAATACCATATTAAAAAGAATGGATACGTATATCGGCATTCCACTCGTATTTTTACTGAGTCTTTTGAGAAGGCGTAAAAGAGAGATTCCTCAAGATCCTCAGAGCATTGTAATCATTATGATTGCAGCAATAGGTGATACCATTCTGCTTTCATCCATTTTAAAGGAATTAAGGTATTTGTACCCCAATGCGGTGATTAGCATTGTTTGTTCAAAGGGTAATATTCAAGCAGCAAAAAATTTGCAGGAAATTAATGATATTGTCACATTTGATTTGTCGAAGATAATGAGAAGTTTTCTTTTTCTAAAGAAACAACGCACATTCAATCTATTGTTAGACTTTGGAGCCTGGTCTAAATTGAATGCGATCATTTCATATATGATAAAAGCAGACTATAAGGTTGGTTTTAAAAGGAAAAGAATGTACAGACATTATCTATATGATCGAACAGCTGAGCATTTAGATACACTCCATGAACTTGAAAACTACCGAAATCTTCTTAGGTCGCTAGGTTGTCGATTACAGGGATTTTTGCCAGAGTTTGTAGTGAGTTCAAAAAGTAGTACTAAGGTTAATAGGATAGTAGATCCTAATCAAAGGTATATTGTCTTTCACTTGTTCGCGTCTGGGTCACATAAGGAAAAAAAGGAGTGGCATGAGGATTATTGGATTGAACTAGCACATCGTTTCATTTGTGAGGATTACCACGTGCTTTTTACAGGTGGGCCACAGGATCAGGAAGAGACAGACAGGATTGTTCGAAAAGTTGCTTCGTCTGAGTGTATTTCCCTAGCAGGAAAGCTTTCTCTAGAGGAAACAGCAATTTTGATTAAGAAAGTAAATTTGATTGTGACCGTTAATACAGGCGTTATGCATTTAGCTGCGGCACTCGAAACTCGTATTATTGCCTTACACGGTCCAACATCACCAGACAGATGGGGGCCGGTTTCTGATAAGGCTGTTATATTAACACCTCAAATAAAATGTGATTCCCTTTTAAGTTTAGGATTTGAACAGCATCAATGTGTGATTAAAGAAGGCTGTATATCTACCATAAGTGTTGACGAAGTGTATAGAGCAGTAAAATACTATCATGAAAATGGTGAAAAACTTGCGAAAACCAGCAATCTTTTTTGA
- a CDS encoding D-glycero-alpha-D-manno-heptose-1,7-bisphosphate 7-phosphatase, translating to MRKPAIFFDRDGVLNEDDGYVYKPPDFKWIPGATEVIRRLKEKGYLVIVITNQSGVARGFYTEDDVIHLHTWMNKDLYGRHQQQIDAFYYCPHHPKIGNEVYQKECECRKPRPGLVRKALTDFTIDLDSSCLIGDKITDLETAEAIGIKSYKFTTENLLEFMVSKRIL from the coding sequence TTGCGAAAACCAGCAATCTTTTTTGATAGAGACGGTGTATTAAATGAGGATGATGGATACGTATATAAGCCACCTGATTTTAAATGGATTCCTGGTGCGACAGAAGTAATAAGAAGGTTGAAAGAGAAGGGATATCTCGTGATAGTGATAACAAATCAGTCTGGGGTAGCAAGAGGTTTTTATACAGAGGATGACGTAATACATCTGCATACATGGATGAATAAGGATTTATATGGCAGGCATCAACAACAAATTGATGCCTTTTATTATTGTCCGCATCACCCAAAAATAGGGAACGAGGTTTACCAAAAAGAGTGCGAATGCCGTAAACCAAGACCAGGGCTAGTCAGAAAAGCTTTGACTGATTTTACGATTGATCTTGACTCAAGTTGTTTGATTGGAGATAAAATTACTGATTTAGAAACGGCTGAAGCAATAGGCATTAAGAGCTATAAATTTACCACTGAGAACTTATTAGAATTTATGGTGAGTAAGCGAATTTTATAG
- the hldE gene encoding bifunctional D-glycero-beta-D-manno-heptose-7-phosphate kinase/D-glycero-beta-D-manno-heptose 1-phosphate adenylyltransferase HldE → MISNIQSLVQMFKENRRDCRVLVIGDVMLDKYYFGDITRISPEAPVPVINMKMENKTLGGAANVAKNLALLGCKVSLVGVVGKDQGQQELLQMLEHEKIDGSGLLTSERCTTTKTRIISGNQQLLRIDHEDKFEIMDSLVEQFEKWYLQRIEMETFHAIIISDYEKGFCRKELCETVISIANQRGIPVIVDPKGHDWSKYTNATIITPNFKEFSRIIGSELSNTEEVIAKFAPMLREKYSLNYLLITRSEKGMSLVEEGDMIHISTKAKEIYDVSGAGDTVVSTIAAFISIGAPLVDAVKIANIAAGIVVGKRGTYAVRSDELLEELEDLTPLENLDTKVMAREELKHRVNQWRSQGEKIVFTNGCFDLLHIGHAKYLKDARQLGNRLIVGLNSDFSVKRLKGPSRPIVSESDRARMLSFFEFVDAVCIFEEDTPLELISEVLPDILVKGGDYKADEVVGKEYSGRVEIITFVDGYSTTNIIEKISNFESAKV, encoded by the coding sequence AATTGGCGATGTTATGCTAGATAAATATTACTTCGGAGACATTACACGCATTTCTCCAGAAGCACCTGTACCTGTAATAAATATGAAAATGGAAAATAAAACACTTGGTGGTGCGGCAAATGTTGCGAAAAATTTAGCGCTGTTAGGATGCAAAGTTTCCCTCGTGGGGGTAGTTGGCAAGGATCAGGGGCAACAAGAACTACTTCAGATGCTAGAGCATGAAAAGATTGATGGATCAGGGTTGCTAACAAGTGAAAGGTGCACAACGACTAAAACAAGAATTATTAGCGGAAACCAACAGTTATTAAGGATAGACCATGAAGATAAATTTGAAATCATGGATAGTCTAGTTGAACAATTTGAGAAGTGGTATCTACAAAGAATAGAGATGGAGACATTTCATGCCATCATTATTTCTGATTATGAAAAAGGATTTTGTCGTAAGGAGCTTTGTGAAACGGTTATTAGTATAGCAAACCAAAGAGGAATTCCGGTAATAGTAGATCCAAAAGGTCATGACTGGAGCAAATACACAAATGCAACAATAATCACACCAAATTTTAAAGAGTTTAGCAGAATTATAGGTAGTGAATTATCAAATACAGAAGAAGTAATAGCGAAATTTGCACCGATGCTACGGGAGAAATACTCATTAAATTATTTATTAATCACTAGGTCTGAAAAAGGTATGAGTTTAGTTGAAGAAGGGGATATGATTCATATTTCGACGAAGGCAAAGGAAATCTATGATGTTTCAGGTGCAGGTGATACCGTGGTCTCCACCATTGCAGCATTTATAAGCATTGGAGCTCCGCTAGTAGATGCAGTAAAGATTGCAAATATTGCTGCAGGGATTGTCGTTGGAAAGCGAGGAACTTATGCGGTCCGATCAGATGAGTTGCTTGAAGAACTTGAGGACCTAACCCCTTTGGAGAATTTAGATACGAAAGTAATGGCTCGTGAAGAACTAAAACATAGAGTGAATCAGTGGCGGTCCCAAGGTGAAAAAATCGTCTTTACGAATGGATGCTTTGATTTGCTTCATATTGGTCATGCAAAGTATTTGAAGGATGCTCGTCAATTAGGTAATCGGTTGATTGTTGGACTAAACAGTGACTTTTCAGTGAAAAGATTAAAAGGACCAAGCCGGCCGATTGTTAGCGAATCGGATCGCGCAAGGATGCTCTCGTTTTTTGAATTTGTGGATGCAGTATGTATCTTTGAAGAAGATACACCCCTCGAACTCATCTCAGAAGTCTTACCCGATATATTAGTGAAGGGTGGAGATTATAAAGCAGATGAGGTAGTTGGAAAGGAGTACTCAGGAAGAGTTGAGATTATTACTTTTGTTGATGGCTATTCTACAACTAACATCATTGAAAAAATATCAAATTTTGAAAGTGCTAAGGTGTGA
- a CDS encoding S8 family serine peptidase: protein MSKKRFLRSSLILLAFLLVFSTFGMGTTAQTGATVTPQKLAELFGNVDVNSSKSTTVIVELVEESIVEAKHKGKNQTKAGLAKARKQVKDAVSKAAKSSKVGREYDYVFSGFSVELAANEIPALLAIPGVKAVYPNVTYTETQVGDGQILTEEVFSPAMVDSAPFIGADQAWNAGFTGKGITVAVIDTGVDYTHPDLAHAFGDYKGYDFVNDDNDPQEGPGQYHGTHVAGTVAANGIIKGVAPQAKLLGYRVLGPNGGTTEDVVAGVELAVKDGADIMNLSLGNSLNAPDWATSIALDWAMAEGVVAVTSNGNSGPNNWTVGSPGTSRQAISVGATQLPYDVYNSVLFTSEGVAYPSAKVQGFPSVDSLLELNSGEFEFVHVGLGAASDFVGKDLTGKIALISRGDFAFVDKAQNAKNAGAVGAIIYNNVAGEHADVPGLAVPTIKTTLADGQKLLAELAAGKNKIKFNVAYSHRVGETVASFSSRGPAIGTWMIKPDVSAPGVAIVSTFPGNSYAALQGTSMASPHVAGAAALILQANPTWTVDQVKAALMNTAVDLVDPTGKQYPHNSQGAGSIRPLDAINAKTLVTPGSHSFGTFLKTDGVQVKKQSFTIQNLSTNAKKYTYEASFNGNPSGIKVMTSKNLNVPAGKTQQVNFNVQVDTSKLTPGYYEGTIVVSDGTTSFNIPTILFVQEPDYKRVTHLYATQVSSDKIVIEGYYPTGAETVELFVYESNSVGAPLKYVGDITTLTNVGAGFQAYDWDGTINGQKLAPGYYNVYAYATKAGKTDLAGVNFQLK from the coding sequence ATGAGCAAGAAACGATTCCTACGGTCCTCCCTTATTCTTTTGGCGTTTCTATTAGTTTTTTCAACGTTTGGAATGGGTACGACTGCACAGACAGGTGCAACTGTAACACCTCAAAAACTAGCAGAACTATTTGGTAATGTAGATGTAAACTCTTCAAAATCTACGACTGTTATCGTTGAATTAGTAGAAGAATCAATTGTTGAAGCAAAGCATAAAGGCAAGAATCAAACAAAAGCAGGTCTTGCAAAAGCTCGTAAACAAGTGAAAGATGCGGTTTCAAAAGCAGCAAAGTCTAGTAAAGTTGGACGTGAATATGATTATGTTTTCTCTGGATTCTCAGTAGAGCTAGCAGCGAATGAAATCCCTGCACTACTTGCTATACCTGGAGTTAAAGCAGTTTATCCTAACGTTACATATACTGAAACTCAAGTTGGCGATGGGCAAATCCTAACTGAAGAAGTATTCAGCCCTGCAATGGTTGATAGCGCCCCATTTATCGGTGCAGATCAAGCTTGGAACGCTGGATTCACTGGTAAAGGCATCACTGTAGCAGTCATTGACACTGGAGTTGATTATACACACCCTGATTTAGCACATGCTTTCGGGGATTACAAAGGGTATGACTTTGTAAATGACGATAATGATCCACAAGAAGGTCCTGGCCAATACCATGGTACACACGTTGCAGGTACTGTAGCGGCTAACGGAATAATCAAAGGGGTTGCTCCACAGGCAAAACTTTTAGGATACCGTGTTCTTGGTCCTAATGGCGGTACAACAGAAGATGTTGTAGCTGGTGTTGAATTAGCGGTTAAAGATGGCGCAGACATTATGAATCTATCTTTAGGAAACTCGTTAAATGCTCCTGACTGGGCAACAAGTATTGCTTTAGATTGGGCAATGGCAGAGGGTGTTGTGGCTGTAACTTCTAATGGTAACAGCGGTCCGAACAACTGGACAGTTGGTTCACCTGGAACATCTCGTCAGGCGATCTCTGTAGGTGCAACACAACTTCCTTATGATGTGTATAATTCAGTATTATTTACTTCTGAAGGTGTAGCTTATCCTTCTGCAAAAGTACAAGGTTTCCCAAGTGTAGATTCATTACTTGAACTTAATAGTGGGGAATTTGAATTTGTACATGTTGGTTTAGGTGCAGCTTCTGATTTTGTAGGTAAAGACCTTACTGGTAAAATCGCATTAATTAGCCGTGGCGATTTTGCATTCGTTGATAAAGCACAAAATGCTAAAAATGCAGGTGCTGTTGGGGCAATTATTTATAATAACGTTGCTGGTGAGCATGCAGATGTTCCTGGCTTAGCAGTTCCAACAATTAAAACAACATTAGCAGATGGTCAAAAACTTCTTGCTGAATTAGCAGCTGGAAAAAATAAAATTAAGTTTAATGTTGCATATTCTCACCGTGTTGGTGAAACAGTAGCAAGCTTCTCATCTCGTGGTCCTGCTATCGGTACATGGATGATTAAGCCTGATGTATCTGCACCAGGTGTAGCTATTGTAAGTACATTCCCTGGAAATAGCTATGCAGCTTTACAAGGAACTAGTATGGCTTCTCCACACGTAGCTGGAGCAGCAGCATTAATTTTACAAGCAAATCCTACTTGGACTGTAGATCAAGTAAAAGCTGCTTTAATGAATACAGCTGTGGATTTAGTTGATCCAACTGGTAAGCAGTATCCACACAACTCACAAGGTGCTGGTAGCATCCGTCCATTAGATGCTATTAATGCCAAAACATTAGTTACTCCTGGTAGCCATTCGTTTGGAACTTTCTTAAAGACAGACGGAGTACAAGTGAAAAAGCAAAGTTTTACCATTCAAAACCTTTCAACCAATGCAAAAAAGTATACGTATGAAGCAAGTTTCAATGGTAATCCAAGTGGCATTAAGGTTATGACAAGTAAGAACCTAAATGTTCCAGCAGGAAAAACTCAGCAAGTAAACTTCAATGTTCAAGTTGATACTTCAAAATTAACTCCTGGCTACTATGAAGGAACAATTGTTGTAAGTGATGGTACAACATCATTTAATATTCCTACAATTCTATTTGTACAAGAGCCAGATTATAAGCGTGTAACACACTTATATGCTACACAAGTTAGCAGCGATAAAATTGTTATTGAAGGCTATTACCCTACTGGTGCAGAAACAGTTGAATTATTCGTTTACGAATCAAACAGCGTAGGTGCTCCACTAAAGTATGTTGGCGATATCACAACACTAACAAACGTTGGTGCAGGATTCCAAGCTTATGACTGGGATGGAACCATCAATGGTCAAAAATTAGCACCAGGCTACTACAACGTATATGCGTATGCGACAAAAGCTGGTAAAACAGATTTAGCAGGCGTAAATTTCCAGCTTAAGTAA
- a CDS encoding LytR family transcriptional regulator, whose amino-acid sequence MGNRNWFTFSNRKKILITSSMILLLLLSSFIIYAPTVYQTVKKTIIAIHEPIQREVSEKRMQEVVFEEKDPISFLLMGVDEREGDRGRSDSLIVITVNPNSQSLKMVSIPRDTRTEIIGKGFEDKINHAFAFGGIEMVLTTVEHFLDIPIDYFIKVNMESFKDIVDVLGGVTVNNPFAFESDGIAFGEGEIVLDGEQALSFARMRYDDPRGDFGRQDRQKQIIGSIMDKGAGISSIVHFKEILQTIGNNVTTNLTFEEMYDIQKNYKKSRHNLETLALAGEGTMINQIYYYIVSEDDKEIVIGTLKEHLEIQSE is encoded by the coding sequence ATGGGGAACAGAAATTGGTTTACTTTTTCAAATAGAAAAAAGATTTTAATCACCTCTAGCATGATTTTACTTCTACTTCTTTCTAGCTTCATAATCTATGCCCCAACTGTGTATCAAACCGTCAAAAAAACGATTATCGCTATTCATGAACCAATCCAAAGAGAAGTGTCTGAAAAGAGAATGCAAGAAGTCGTGTTTGAGGAGAAAGATCCAATTTCTTTTTTATTAATGGGAGTGGATGAACGGGAAGGTGACCGTGGGCGCTCTGATTCACTAATTGTCATAACCGTGAATCCGAATTCACAGTCCTTGAAAATGGTGAGCATCCCAAGAGATACAAGAACTGAAATTATTGGCAAAGGATTTGAAGATAAGATTAATCACGCTTTTGCCTTTGGCGGAATCGAAATGGTTTTAACAACCGTTGAACATTTTCTTGATATTCCAATTGACTATTTCATTAAAGTAAATATGGAAAGCTTCAAAGATATCGTTGATGTTCTTGGAGGGGTAACTGTTAATAATCCTTTTGCCTTTGAGTCTGACGGGATCGCCTTTGGAGAAGGAGAGATTGTACTAGACGGTGAGCAGGCCTTGAGTTTCGCAAGGATGAGATACGATGATCCGCGAGGAGACTTTGGTCGCCAAGATCGGCAGAAGCAAATCATTGGCTCTATAATGGATAAAGGTGCAGGCATTTCATCAATCGTTCATTTTAAAGAAATCCTACAGACGATCGGTAACAATGTAACAACCAACTTAACCTTTGAAGAAATGTATGATATTCAAAAAAACTACAAAAAATCACGTCACAACCTTGAAACTCTCGCCTTAGCTGGAGAAGGAACAATGATTAATCAAATCTACTATTATATTGTTTCTGAAGATGATAAAGAAATAGTGATCGGTACACTTAAAGAGCATCTTGAAATCCAGAGTGAATAA